The Brevundimonas sp. SORGH_AS_0993 genome segment GCGTGGCGTTCTTCACCGCCTCCCACTGCCCGTGTTCGAACACCGCCGAACCGAAGGCCATGACGGGAAAGGCCCCCAGCGCCAGCAGTCCCTGCATCTTCAACGGCGGAATGGAGGTCGTCCGCCGGGCCACCACCGTCGTGAGCCCCCAGGCCGCGCCGGCCGCGATGGCGACCAGTATGGCCTTCCAGTCCTGCAGCGCATGGGCGTCCAGCGTCATCCAGGCCACGCCGACGAAGGCCACGCCCATGCCGACCAGGGCCGCCTTCGACAGCCGCTCGCCCAGGATCAGGAAGGCGAACAGAGTGGTGAACGGAATCCACAGCTGGTTGGCGACCGTCACCGGGCTGACGTCGTTCGCCAGCCAATAGGCGGTATAGGCCAGGCCGTACTGGATCGGCCCGCCGATAAGCACGATCAGCAACAGGCTCTTCCAATCCGGAAAGGGCGGCCGCACGAAGACGATCAGACAGGCCGTGGCGATGCCGAACCGGATGGCCCCGACCAGCAGGGGCGGCAGTTCCTGCGTCGCCAGCTTGGCCCCGGCGTTGTTCACGCCCCACACCAGGATGATGGCCACGATGGCGGCGATCTCCAGCCCGGTCAGGGCGTGGGGTTTTGCGGTCGAAGGGGTAGAGGTCATGCCCGCCTATCGCACGGGTCGGATCGCTTGGCCCGTCAAATGGCGTGTCGGCTCGTTGCATTGACATGTACATGCTTCAAGTCCACCCCGTACATATGATCGAAGTCACCCTGACCGCCCTGCGCAAGGATCTGTTCCGACTGGTCGACAGCGTGCTGGAGACCGGCGAACCGCTGGTGATCCAGCGCCGCGGACGGCGGCTGACCCTGGTGGCCGAAACGCCCGCCAAGCCCGTGACGCCCGAGGAACGCTGGGACGCCTATATGGCCCAGGGCGTTCGGGAAGGCGCCGACGACTGGGCGGACGACATCGACACGAACAAGAGCCACTGGACCTGGGATCCGGACACCAAGTTCGACTTTGGCGACAAGTGATCCATCTCGACACCCAGATCGTCACCTGGCTCTATCTGCGCAAGATCCGGAACCTGGGCGACGCGGCCCAACGACTGTTGCGGCGCACCTCTGCGCCCATGATATCGCCCTTTGTGATCGTCGAGCTTGAAATCCTGACGGAGTTGGGTCGCATAAGCCCGCCTTCGGTTCCACAGATGATTGCGACGCTTGAGGATCAGATCGGCCTGGTTCAGTCTGAAGCCTCAATGTCCGCCGTATCCGAGGCCGCCTGCCGCTTCGCCTGGACGCGCGATCCGTTCGACCGGCTGATCGTCGCCAACGCCATGGCCGATGGGGCGAAACTGATCACCGCCGACCAGATGATCCTGCGCCATTTCGATCAGGCGGTCTGGTAGGCGTCAGAACGCCGGCTTGGCGACCATCAGCCAATAGATGGCCAGCACCCCCGCGAACGCCGGCCAGCCCAGGGCGAACCACCAGCGGAACAGCCGGTGATAGGCCGCCGGCAGTTCCGTCCCCTGCCCCGCCGCCTGTTCGGCCAGCGTCATCATCCGGTACTGAATCCAGACCACCGGCAGCCAGCACAGACCGATCAGGACGTACAGGCCATAGGCCGCCAGCAGCCACGGACTGGTCAGGGACCACCCCTGCAGATGGATCAGGCCCAGGCCGCTGATCGGCTGGATCACCACCGCCGTCGCGGTGAAGACGAAATCGGCCAGGACCACGATCCGGCCCACGGCCGCGACCGTTCGGGCATCCCTCGTCGCATGGGCGCGCAGCATGAAGAAGGCGATCCCCGCCCCCGTGCCGAACAGCACCGCGCCCGACAGGATGTGGACGATCTTCAGCGCGAAATACAGGGTCATCGCCGCGCATCCGTGGCGGCGACGAACAGGCACAGAACCATCATCGGCAGAACCTTCAGCCACGGCCCCAGCGGATCGATCCAATAGTGCGGCAGGCTCAGCGTCCCGGCGATCAGATAGCCGATGGTCGCCAGGCACATGAAAATCGCCACCCGCGCCGTCCAGGGCCGCACGAACAGCATCAGCCCCAGCACCACGTCCAGCAGCGCGCCCCACCCGGCGACGAGTTCCGCCAGTCGGCCGTAACCGCCCTCATGCAGAATGGCGACGGCGCGGTCCCAGCCGGGACCGAAGCTGATCAGGCCGGTGATCAGCCAGAACAGGCCCAGGGTCAGGATGGCGACCGGCCGCACGAACCATAGCCGCGCGTGCCAGACATCCTGAACCGAGGCCGGGGTCTCGGCCAGAAAGCGGGAGAAGCCGCGCGACTCGACACCCAGCCGCTCGGCCCAGCCGCTGTCGCGGCCGGCGACGTCGTGATCCATCTGGCGCATCGCCGTGGTGCGGATCGGCGACGACCATCCCAACCGCCCCAACAGGTCGCCGATCGCCAGGGCCGGTGCGGCCACGGCGCGCGGCATGCGCACCACCGGCGCCGGCTTCAGCCCCAGCCAGCCGCGATACAGCCGCACCGTTTCGGCCATGCTGACCGCCTCGGGCCCCGGCATGTCCAGCGTCA includes the following:
- a CDS encoding DMT family transporter produces the protein MTSTPSTAKPHALTGLEIAAIVAIILVWGVNNAGAKLATQELPPLLVGAIRFGIATACLIVFVRPPFPDWKSLLLIVLIGGPIQYGLAYTAYWLANDVSPVTVANQLWIPFTTLFAFLILGERLSKAALVGMGVAFVGVAWMTLDAHALQDWKAILVAIAAGAAWGLTTVVARRTTSIPPLKMQGLLALGAFPVMAFGSAVFEHGQWEAVKNATPMVWASLLWAGIVSSVLATTLLFWLVQRREAGRVTPYLLVTPVVSMLIGWGLMGDVLTPQILTGSAIAMGGVALVALAERGLRAGAAKA
- a CDS encoding type II toxin-antitoxin system Phd/YefM family antitoxin, with amino-acid sequence MLQVHPVHMIEVTLTALRKDLFRLVDSVLETGEPLVIQRRGRRLTLVAETPAKPVTPEERWDAYMAQGVREGADDWADDIDTNKSHWTWDPDTKFDFGDK
- a CDS encoding type II toxin-antitoxin system VapC family toxin → MIHLDTQIVTWLYLRKIRNLGDAAQRLLRRTSAPMISPFVIVELEILTELGRISPPSVPQMIATLEDQIGLVQSEASMSAVSEAACRFAWTRDPFDRLIVANAMADGAKLITADQMILRHFDQAVW
- a CDS encoding DUF2269 domain-containing protein, whose product is MTLYFALKIVHILSGAVLFGTGAGIAFFMLRAHATRDARTVAAVGRIVVLADFVFTATAVVIQPISGLGLIHLQGWSLTSPWLLAAYGLYVLIGLCWLPVVWIQYRMMTLAEQAAGQGTELPAAYHRLFRWWFALGWPAFAGVLAIYWLMVAKPAF
- a CDS encoding SDR family oxidoreductase produces the protein MSGRVLVLGANGFIGSHVAAALSTEGWRVRAGARRIAEPARRAPGFDWVAADFAKLTTAEAWAALLDGVEAVVNCVGVLQDGGGDSTRAAHVDGPRALIAACRAAGVRRLIHISAVGADERAGTAYARTKVEAERRVEASGLDWLILRPSLVVDRAAFGGTGLIRALAAFPLVMPVVGGDQTFRPVPLGDVAAAVVAALRPGAPSGLTLDMPGPEAVSMAETVRLYRGWLGLKPAPVVRMPRAVAAPALAIGDLLGRLGWSSPIRTTAMRQMDHDVAGRDSGWAERLGVESRGFSRFLAETPASVQDVWHARLWFVRPVAILTLGLFWLITGLISFGPGWDRAVAILHEGGYGRLAELVAGWGALLDVVLGLMLFVRPWTARVAIFMCLATIGYLIAGTLSLPHYWIDPLGPWLKVLPMMVLCLFVAATDARR